Proteins found in one Roseovarius pelagicus genomic segment:
- the aguB gene encoding N-carbamoylputrescine amidase translates to MRNVTLAATQMACGWDVDENIATAEHIVIRAAEAGAQMILLQELFERPYFCREQTLEFLDFAQPLGQNKAVAHFQSIARKLGVVLPISYYEECGLARYNSLAVIDTNGEILTNYRKTHIPQAPGYEEKFYFSPGDTGFQVVQTKFGRLGCGICWDQWFPETARSLALKGAEVLMYPTAIGNEPNSPDLDSSGHWRRTMQGHAAANMVPLVASNRIGEELVGDTPGTYYGTSFIAGYTGEILTDTAKAVEDVITATVDLDAAAEFRGSWGIFRDRRPEMYHTLRTLDGQTPVG, encoded by the coding sequence ATGCGCAATGTAACTCTCGCAGCCACACAGATGGCTTGTGGTTGGGATGTCGATGAAAACATCGCTACCGCAGAGCATATCGTGATCCGCGCCGCCGAGGCGGGCGCGCAGATGATCCTGTTGCAGGAGCTGTTTGAGCGCCCCTATTTCTGCCGCGAACAGACGTTAGAGTTCCTCGACTTTGCGCAGCCCCTAGGGCAGAACAAAGCCGTCGCACATTTTCAATCCATCGCTCGTAAACTGGGTGTCGTTCTGCCAATTTCCTACTACGAAGAATGTGGGTTAGCGCGCTACAATTCATTGGCCGTAATTGATACCAACGGCGAAATCCTGACCAATTACCGCAAGACCCACATCCCGCAAGCGCCTGGTTACGAAGAGAAATTCTACTTTTCGCCCGGTGATACCGGCTTTCAGGTGGTGCAAACCAAATTTGGCCGCCTCGGCTGTGGTATCTGTTGGGATCAATGGTTTCCCGAAACCGCCCGTTCCCTCGCTCTGAAAGGGGCAGAAGTTCTGATGTACCCTACGGCCATCGGCAATGAACCAAACAGTCCCGACCTTGACAGCTCCGGCCATTGGCGCCGGACCATGCAGGGACATGCCGCAGCCAACATGGTTCCCTTAGTCGCCTCTAACCGGATCGGGGAAGAACTGGTCGGGGACACGCCCGGCACGTATTATGGCACCTCATTTATTGCTGGCTACACAGGTGAAATCCTGACCGACACCGCCAAAGCCGTGGAAGATGTGATCACCGCAACAGTCGATCTGGACGCCGCAGCCGAATTTCGCGGCAGCTGGGGCATCTTTCGGGATCGCAGACCCGAAATGTACCACACTTTGCGCACACTGGATGGACAGACCCCGGTTGGATGA
- a CDS encoding GlxA family transcriptional regulator → MGRADTVIKPLGGFGLRSGDTPVRRTFEIYVHRGFSELEFAAVTNTLAMANAVLSRDAFDWRVVSDTPGIVSGNTAMLVRAKPAVHDHMYADIMVVLGGPRAARSDWPRRARAMQRLAAPVVLLSDAATAFIRMTKSPAGKVTTHWRDIPVLHEEGHHPGLTDRLCENSDGILTAAGTGATVELIIGLIAPFLEAAQLAEIGNQLLLPTIRKTDAEQPCGAAGNEALFDERISDAIRLMEVNLSEPLSMSEVTEMVGISTRHMERVFREVFDETPARFYKRLRVKQARVMIETTLMPLMDVALATGFGSRSTMAKAVSDEYGLTPSRMRTRKKIDLLKFDAG, encoded by the coding sequence ATGGGACGGGCAGACACCGTGATCAAACCTCTCGGAGGATTTGGCCTGCGCAGCGGTGATACGCCCGTGCGACGGACCTTCGAGATCTATGTCCATCGTGGCTTTTCCGAACTGGAATTTGCTGCCGTGACCAACACGCTGGCCATGGCCAACGCGGTGCTGTCCCGAGATGCATTTGACTGGCGTGTAGTGTCGGACACGCCGGGGATCGTTTCGGGCAACACGGCGATGCTGGTTCGTGCCAAACCAGCGGTGCATGATCACATGTATGCGGACATCATGGTGGTTCTGGGTGGACCCAGAGCAGCACGATCGGACTGGCCGCGACGTGCCCGCGCGATGCAACGTCTGGCAGCGCCTGTGGTTCTGCTGTCGGATGCAGCAACCGCCTTTATCCGGATGACCAAATCGCCCGCTGGCAAGGTGACGACGCATTGGCGTGATATTCCGGTACTGCACGAGGAGGGGCATCACCCCGGACTGACCGATCGGCTCTGTGAAAACAGTGACGGGATTCTGACGGCGGCGGGCACCGGTGCAACAGTGGAGTTGATCATCGGATTGATTGCGCCGTTTCTGGAGGCTGCGCAGCTCGCGGAGATCGGCAACCAGTTATTGTTGCCCACCATCCGGAAGACTGACGCAGAGCAACCGTGTGGGGCGGCAGGCAACGAGGCATTGTTTGACGAACGCATATCGGATGCAATTCGTCTGATGGAGGTCAATTTGTCAGAGCCTCTGTCGATGAGCGAAGTTACCGAGATGGTTGGAATTTCGACGCGCCATATGGAGCGCGTGTTTCGCGAGGTGTTTGATGAAACGCCCGCGCGATTTTACAAGCGTTTGCGGGTAAAACAGGCCCGCGTCATGATTGAAACGACGCTGATGCCGTTGATGGATGTCGCGCTGGCGACGGGCTTTGGCTCGCGCAGCACGATGGCCAAGGCCGTAAGCGACGAATATGGCCTGACCCCATCCAGAATGCGGACACGAAAAAAGATCGATTTGCTGAAATTCGACGCGGGCTAA
- a CDS encoding dimethylarginine dimethylaminohydrolase family protein: MAKDATHPTDTLRARKPDGDSVPLTEWGIDSEYGVLHDVLLGPVETFGHMDNVEFSSIYRETAEKKRPWDHQSAVRQHREMCDAYEAAGVRIHTLPADEHLKYGVYARDSSFMTPWGAVITQMANPRRRGEYAAALRFYLEAGIPIYDMVTAGNFEGGDFHIIEPGAVLIGYTGKRCEEVSARQIGRWMELEGWEVKYASIDPFYVHIDLMVCMIAEKCAAVCVETTPDDVLDWLKSRKVEIVPVGFKDTMALGCNVMSLGNERVLSPAASKDLNAKLRANGFTVYDPDMSMFSMMGGGIHCMAQSLRRSAG, encoded by the coding sequence ATGGCCAAAGATGCAACACATCCCACAGATACCCTGCGCGCACGCAAGCCGGATGGCGACAGTGTACCCCTGACCGAGTGGGGTATTGATTCTGAATACGGGGTGCTTCACGACGTGCTGCTCGGGCCGGTCGAGACGTTCGGACACATGGACAATGTCGAGTTTAGCTCAATCTATCGGGAAACAGCGGAAAAGAAACGCCCGTGGGATCATCAGTCCGCTGTGCGCCAACATCGCGAGATGTGCGATGCCTACGAAGCGGCAGGCGTTCGCATCCATACCCTGCCCGCGGACGAGCATCTGAAATATGGCGTATATGCGCGCGACAGCAGTTTTATGACCCCATGGGGGGCGGTCATCACTCAGATGGCAAACCCGCGCCGCCGGGGCGAATATGCCGCTGCACTAAGGTTCTATCTAGAGGCCGGCATCCCGATATATGACATGGTCACGGCAGGTAATTTTGAAGGCGGTGATTTTCATATCATTGAACCGGGAGCGGTTCTGATTGGCTATACCGGGAAACGCTGCGAAGAAGTTTCGGCCCGCCAGATTGGACGCTGGATGGAACTGGAAGGCTGGGAGGTGAAATACGCCTCGATCGATCCATTCTATGTACATATTGATCTGATGGTCTGCATGATCGCCGAAAAATGCGCCGCCGTCTGTGTCGAAACGACGCCAGATGACGTGCTGGATTGGCTGAAATCGCGAAAGGTCGAGATCGTGCCAGTCGGATTTAAGGATACGATGGCGTTGGGATGCAACGTGATGTCGCTGGGCAACGAACGTGTTCTGTCTCCGGCAGCTAGCAAGGATCTGAATGCGAAGCTGCGCGCCAATGGATTTACTGTCTATGACCCGGACATGTCGATGTTCAGTATGATGGGCGGGGGCATCCATTGTATGGCGCAGTCATTGCGGCGTAGTGCAGGCTAA